The proteins below come from a single Malus sylvestris chromosome 3, drMalSylv7.2, whole genome shotgun sequence genomic window:
- the LOC126614823 gene encoding uncharacterized protein LOC126614823, producing the protein MASHSKWENPNHPLYLHHSDQPGAILVPQPLVEDNYNTWVQSMSMALTVKNKLGFVDGSINKPSEDNFEELQQWNRCNNLVKTWLLGSMSKEISGSVINYKDARQMWTDLQQRFSHVNIVQLFHVENEIHDCVQSNMSVSSYFTKLKSLWDERDTLCSIPACSCGTKNEMNSYVETQKTMKFLMGLNESYATVRSNTLLLEPLPTVNKAYALVLRHEPQVEVSNGKNTQLETAVFAVKNLSREPTPEDKEMRCGKCNKTNHITKNCRAHLKCTFCGWKGHTFDFCRKRKAATETESNRLFSSKGNQVSQSNKQETVPNFPFSQEDCKQILQMLNKNKSSFANQVSNLPSHEELSGPSLEEDDWDRN; encoded by the exons ATGGCCTCTCATTCAAAATGGGAAAATCCCAACCACCCGCTCTATCTCCACCACTCGGATCAACCTGGTGCAATCCTCGTACCACAACCATTGGTGGAAGACAACTACAACACATGGGTTCAGTCCATGAGTATGGCCTTAACGGTCAAGAACAAACTTGGTTTTGTTGATGGATCGATCAACAAACCAAGTGAGGATAATTTTGAGGAGCTGCAGCAATGGAATCGCTGCAACAACTTGGTCAAGACATGGCTACTAGGCTCCATGTCAAAGGAGATTTCAGGGAGTGTCATCAACTACAAGGATGCTCGACAAATGTGGACCGATCTGCAGCAGAGGTTCTCACATGTGAATATAGTTCAGCTGTTCCATGTTGAGAACGAGATCCATGATTGCGTCCAAAGCAATATGAGTGTAAGTTCTTACTTCACTAAACTTAAAAGTTTATGGGATGAACGTGATACTTTGTGTTCCATTCCAGCATGCAGTTGTGGAACAAAGAATGAGATGAACTCATATGTTGAAACTCAGAAAACCATGAAGTTCCTTATGGGACTGAACGAATCGTATGCTACGGTTCGAAGCAATACTCTTCTTCTCGAACCACTGCCTACGGTGAACAAGGCATATGCGTTGGTCCTTCGACATGAACCCCAGGTAGAGGTTTCCAATGGGAAAAACACACAACTAGAAACTGCTGTCTTTGCAGTGAAGAATCTGTCGCGAGAACCTACACCTGAAGACAAGGAGATGCGATGTGGAAAGTGCAATAAAACCAATCACATCACCAAAAATTGTCGTGCACATCTCAAGTGCACTTTTTGCGGATGGAAAGGCCACACCTTCGATTTCTGTCGAAAACGGAAAGCAGCCACAGAGACCGAATCCAATCGCCTCTTTTCTTCAAAAGGGAATCAAGTTTCACAAAGTAACAAGCAAGAGACAGTGCCTAATTTCCCGTTCTCTCAGGAGGACTGCAAGCAAATCCTTCAGATGTTGAACAAGAACAAATCATCATTTGCCAATCAAGTCAGTAATCTTCCTAGTCATGAAGAACTTTCAG GACCTTCGCTCGAGGAAGATGATTGGGACAGGAACTGA
- the LOC126614822 gene encoding sugar transporter ERD6-like 7, which yields MGIKEDVESDVQEGVRVPLMAEGDESAGGSGGRNLWMVYLSTFVAVCGSYEFGCCVGYSSPTQSAIREDLSLSLSEYSVFGSILTFGAMIGAITIGPITDFLGRKGALRVSCAFCVAGWLAIYFSKGAWSLDIGRLLTGYGMGAFSYVVPIFIAEIAPKTLRGRLTAANQLMIVTGVSVSFIIGVVVSWRTLALIGLIPCAVTLFGLFFIPESPRWLAKTGRQEDFEAALQKLRGKDADISHEAAEIQDYIVTLDSLPKAKLLDLFQRRYWRSLIIGIGLMVCQQLGGINGVCFYVSDIFEQAGFSSSIGTIIYAILQVIVTGIAAGVMDKAGRKPLILVSASGLVLSSLMTAVSFFLKVHELALDAVPILAVAGILVYIGAFSIGMGAVPWVVMSEIFPINIKGQAGSLATLVNWFGAWLCSYTFNYLLSWSSYGTFILYAGINTLAILFVVSLVPETKGKTLEQIQGAMNK from the exons ATGGGCATTAAGGAGGATGTGGAGAGTGATGTGCAGGAGGGAGTAAGAGTGCCACTCATGGCGGAAGGAGACGAATCAGCTGGTGGAAGCGGCGGAAGGAATCTATGGATGGTTTATCTCAGCACATTTGTTGCAGTTTGTGGCTCTTATGAGTTCGGATGCTGT GTTGGTTATTCTTCGCCTACTCAGTCTGCAATCCGGGAAGATCTCAGTTTATCATTATCAGAG TATTCAGTGTTTGGCTCCATTTTGACATTTGGTGCAATGATAGGAGCTATCACCATTGGGCCAATCACCGATTTTCTTGGCCGAAAAGGG GCCTTGAGAGTGTCTTGTGCTTTCTGTGTTGCAGGTTGGCTTGCTATTTACTTCTCCAAG GGCGCTTGGTCGTTGGACATTGGGAGACTGCTAACAGGGTACGGAATGGGAGCCTTTTCTTATGTG GTACCTATTTTCATAGCTGAAATTGCACCCAAAACCCTTCGAGGAAGATTGACTGCTGCAAATCAG TTAATGATCGTAACTGGAGTGTCTGTTTCCTTCATAATCGGGGTAGTAGTAAGTTGGCGGACATTAGCATTAAttg GACTTATTCCCTGCGCCGTGACACTTTTTGGTCTCTTTTTCATTCCCGAGTCTCCAAGATGGTTG GCAAAGACAGGACGCCAGGAAGATTTTGAAGCTGCGCTGCAGAAACTGCGTGGAAAAGATGCTGACATATCTCATGAAGCAGCAGAAATCCAGGATTATATTGTGACTCTTGACTCCCTCCCTAAAGCCAAATTGCTGGATTTGTTTCAAAGGAGATACTGGCGCTCACTCATT ATCGGAATTGGGCTGATGGTCTGTCAACAACTGGGTGGAATCAACGGAGTCTGTTTCTATGTCAGCGATATTTTTGAACAAGCAG GATTTTCCTCCAGCATTGGAACTATAATCTATGCTATTCTTCAG GTTATAGTTACCGGCATTGCTGCAGGCGTGATGGATAAAGCTGGACGAAAGCCTCTAATTTTG GTCTCTGCATCCGGGTTGGTGCTTAGCTCTCTCATGACAGCGGTTTCATTCTTTCTGAAG GTTCATGAATTAGCACTCGACGCAGTTCCCATACTTGCTGTAGCCGGCATACTG GTCTACATAGGAGCCTTTTCGATAGGAATGGGAGCAGTTCCTTGGGTTGTGATGTCTGAG ATATTCCCGATAAATATTAAAGGGCAGGCCGGAAGCTTAGCAACGCTAGTGAACTGGTTCGGCGCATGGTTGTGTTCCTACACGTTCAACTATCTTTTGAGTTGGAGCTCCTACG GTACATTCATTCTGTACGCTGGAATCAACACTCTTGCTATTTTGTTCGTGGTGTCGTTGGTGCCcgaaacaaaagggaaaacaCTGGAACAGATCCAAGGAGCCATGAACAAATAG
- the LOC126614819 gene encoding probable LRR receptor-like serine/threonine-protein kinase RKF3, which translates to MPIQTAPYETLMSSSFLFLLLLLLSSSPTPSLSQLNSTAPCPLNFTILRQFNPGSHNRRRFDLNTGCQYFIQGLRLVDSEYLRRTGNFLPPPNASESCWADYQALASELVPNFDIRANCGFQTSWISEGCTNVSTRSQFESQVGNTSLNDVASACNQSLGNGSPCALCTTRMTSQSSFLTGESVGNISTCTFYPSIYVAAFLAPTDMGTAECLFALRTLAEGSGKKKKKVILIVLVACGVGLLIVIAGIWFLWHKYKDFRAKKRKKDISDKIEQGLGSALESISGSTNVIKFKYEEISAATKNFSRDNVIGRGGYGNVYKGILDDGSEVALKRFKNCSAAGDTIFAHEVEVIASVRHVNLVALRGYCIANTPLMGHQRIIVCDLMKNGSLHDHLFGSFEIKLSWPIRQRIALGMARGLAYLHYGAQPTIIHRDIKANNILLDETFEAKVADFGLAKFTPEGMTHLSTRVAGTMGYVAPEYALYGQLTDKTDVYSFGVVLLELLSGKKALHVSNDSQPSLVTDWAWELVRKGRPLDVIENDMPEKGAPEVLEKYVLIAVLCSHPQLHARPTMDQAVKMLETGISVPSIPERPIPIVSDIDDIERYSSSGSIQLSTTCGFQTYKFESNLPSSPNGDGESSHSR; encoded by the coding sequence ATGCCCATCCAAACAGCTCCTTATGAAACACTAAtgtcctcctccttcctcttcctcctcctcctcctcctctcctccTCCCCTACCCCATCTCTCTCCCAGCTAAACTCCACCGCTCCATGCCCCCTCAACTTCACCATCCTCCGCCAGTTCAACCCGGGCTCCCATAACCGCCGCCGCTTCGACCTCAACACCGGGTGCCAGTACTTCATCCAGGGCCTCCGCCTCGTCGACTCCGAGTACCTCCGCCGCACCGGCAACTTCCTTCCCCCACCCAACGCCTCCGAGTCCTGCTGGGCGGACTACCAAGCCCTAGCCTCCGAGCTCGTCCCCAATTTCGACATTCGGGCCAACTGCGGCTTCCAGACCAGCTGGATCTCCGAAGGATGCACGAACGTCTCCACCAGGTCCCAATTCGAATCCCAAGTCGGAAACACCTCGCTCAACGACGTCGCCTCCGCCTGCAACCAGTCTCTCGGAAATGGATCGCCCTGCGCCCTCTGCACCACCCGAATGACCTCGCAGAGCTCGTTCTTGACCGGCGAGTCCGTCGGAAACATCTCCACCTGCACGTTTTACCCGTCCATTTACGTGGCGGCTTTCCTCGCACCGACCGATATGGGCACCGCCGAGTGCTTGTTCGCGCTCAGAACCCTGGCGGAGGGATCCggtaagaagaaaaagaaggtaaTTTTGATTGTATTGGTTGCTTGCGGTGTCGGATTGCTGATTGTGATCGCCGGCATTTGGTTTTTGTGGCATAAATATAAAGACTTCAGGGCtaagaagaggaaaaaagatATTAGTGATAAAATCGAACAGGGATTAGGTTCTGCTTTAGAGTCGATTAGTGGAAGTACTAATGTAATTAAGTTTAAATACGAAGAGATTAGTGCTGCAACTAAGAATTTCTCCAGGGACAATGTAATTGGGAGAGGAGGATATGGAAATGTGTACAAGGGAATTCTGGATGATGGTTCTGAAGTTGCATTGAAGAGGTTCAAGAACTGCTCGGCTGCTGGCGACACAATTTTCGCGCACGAGGTTGAGGTGATTGCGAGTGTTAGGCACGTCAATCTCGTTGCATTGAGAGGTTATTGTATTGCCAATACTCCTTTGATGGGTCACCAGAGGATCATTGTGTGTGATTTGATGAAGAATGGAAGTCTCCACGACCATTTGTTCGGGTCGTTTGAGATCAAGCTCAGTTGGCCAATTCGTCAGAGGATTGCGCTGGGCATGGCGAGGGGATTGGCTTATTTGCATTACGGGGCTCAACCAACTATTATCCATAGGGACATCAAAGCTAATAACATACTCTTGGATGAGACATTCGAGGCCAAGGTAGCAGATTTTGGGCTCGCGAAGTTTACACCTGAGGGAATGACGCATTTGAGCACGAGGGTGGCTGGAACAATGGGTTATGTTGCTCCAGAGTATGCGTTGTATGGACAGTTGACGGATAAAACTGATGTGTATAGTTTTGGTGTTGTGCTTCTTGAGCTTTTGAGTGGAAAGAAGGCGCTCCATGTGAGTAATGATAGTCAGCCTTCACTTGTAACTGATTGGGCGTGGGAGTTGGTGAGGAAAGGAAGACCGCTAGATGTTATTGAAAATGATATGCCGGAGAAGGGTGCACCCGAAGTTCTAGAGAAGTATGTATTGATTGCCGTTCTTTGTTCTCATCCGCAGTTGCATGCTAGGCCAACGATGGATCAGGCTGTGAAAATGTTGGAAACAGGTATATCGGTTCCATCAATTCCAGAAAGACCAATTCCCATTGTGTCAGATATTGACGATATTGAAAGATACAGCAGCAGTGGTTCAATCCAGCTCTCTACGACATGTGGTTTTCAGACTTATAAATTCGAAAGTAACCTACCTTCTAGCCCTAATGGAGACGGGGAAAGCTCCCATAGCAGATAG